From a single Lactococcus carnosus genomic region:
- the dnaN gene encoding DNA polymerase III subunit beta, whose translation MINFSINKTAFLNNLRITKQAISSKVAIPTLSKIKIDVSTEGITLTGSNGQISIENFVAKEDENAGMLISQPGSILLEANFFESVVNNLPEITFDFQEIEQNQVVLTSGQSEITLKGLDVEMYPRIQEMATENPLKIKAGVLKEIFTETAFAVSTQESRPILTGVHLTLTDNKLLKSVATDSHRMSQRIITLDKLSEDFDLVLPNKSVNSFKSVFSDDDTELDIFFSSNQILIRNETISFYTRLVEGNYPDTNRLIPSEADYTLDLTFDVANLRHTMDRAKLLSNATTNGTVKLTINGETIIATVNSPEVGSVHEEITPLAKSGDDLTISFNPQYLIDALKVIKEPEVRIRFISAVRPFTLVPKSDTLDFVQLVTPVRTN comes from the coding sequence TAAAATAAAAATTGATGTCTCTACTGAAGGCATTACCCTAACAGGATCTAATGGACAAATTTCTATTGAAAACTTTGTAGCCAAAGAGGATGAAAATGCTGGCATGTTGATTTCGCAACCTGGCAGTATCTTACTAGAAGCAAACTTTTTTGAGAGTGTTGTCAATAACCTCCCTGAAATCACATTTGATTTTCAAGAAATTGAACAGAATCAAGTTGTCTTAACATCAGGTCAGTCTGAGATTACCCTTAAAGGACTAGATGTTGAGATGTATCCACGTATCCAAGAGATGGCGACAGAAAATCCGCTTAAAATTAAAGCTGGTGTCTTAAAAGAGATCTTCACTGAAACAGCCTTTGCAGTGTCTACTCAGGAATCTCGTCCTATTTTAACAGGTGTGCATTTGACCTTAACAGATAACAAGTTGTTGAAGTCAGTTGCAACTGACTCACATCGTATGAGTCAAAGAATTATCACGCTTGATAAGTTAAGTGAAGATTTTGATTTGGTCTTACCTAATAAATCGGTCAATAGTTTTAAATCCGTTTTTTCAGATGATGATACAGAACTTGATATTTTCTTTTCAAGTAATCAAATTTTAATTAGAAATGAAACGATTTCGTTCTATACCCGTCTTGTTGAAGGCAACTATCCTGATACCAACCGCTTAATCCCTTCAGAAGCCGATTATACGCTTGATTTGACCTTTGACGTGGCAAATCTACGTCATACCATGGATCGTGCTAAATTGCTCTCTAACGCGACGACAAACGGTACAGTGAAATTAACGATTAATGGCGAGACGATTATTGCGACTGTTAACTCACCAGAAGTGGGATCAGTTCATGAAGAAATCACACCATTGGCAAAATCTGGAGATGACTTAACCATTTCTTTTAATCCTCAGTATCTGATTGATGCACTAAAGGTCATCAAAGAACCAGAGGTTAGAATTCGATTTATTTCTGCTGTAAGACCCTTTACATTGGTTCCAAAGAGCGATACGCTTGATTTTGTGCAGTTGGTTACACCTGTTCGGACCAACTAA